From Pelagibacterium flavum:
GAGCGGTCGCGGTTGTCGCCCATCATGAAGTAATGGCCGGGAGGCACGGTATAAACGCCGGTGTTGTCGAACTGGGCGTTGTCGGAAATCTCCTGGGTGACATAGCTCACACCATTGGGCAGCGTTTCGCGGTATTCGGTAACCGGAATGTCGACGCCAGAACTGTCTCGGTCGACGGTGGTGCCCACCTGCTCGCGCTCCACGGTCTCGCCATTGATGGTCAAACGCCCGTCGATCATCTGAATCTGGTCGCCCGGCAGGCCGATGACGCGCTTGACGTAGTTTTCGCTCTGGGGCACGGGCCGGATCACGGCGATATCGCCCCGCTCGGGGGCGTTGCCCATGATGCGCCCGTTCCAGGGTACCTCGGAATAGGGCAGCGAATAGCGCGAATAGCCATAGCTGTATTTGGACGCCAGAATGTAATCGCCAATCATCAGATTGGACTGCATCGACGCAGTGGGGATGGAAAACGGCTCGAAGGCGAAGGTGCGGAACACCAGAGCAATCAGCAGCGCCTGAACGATGATGACGATGGTTTCGCGCAGTTCGCCCTTGCCGGTCTTCTTCTTGGCGGCGTCCGACATAGGGGTGCTCATGGGTTGGAAATCTCGCAGGTTTGTTACGGGAGCGGCCGGGCCGGGTCAACAGGCAGGGCCTCGATGATGACGAAGGCCTGCGCCATGCCATTGTCGTCGGTGATCGAGACGTGGATATGGGGCTGATGCCCCTCGGGAACAAGCCTTGCCAGCATCGCGGCGGCGCCGCCGGTCAGTTTCATCGTGGGTTTGCCGCTGGGCAGATTGACCACGCCCATGTCGCGCCAATAAACGCCGCGGGAAAGGCCGGTGCCCAAAGCCTTGGCGCAGGCCTCCTTGGCGGCGAAGCG
This genomic window contains:
- the lepB gene encoding signal peptidase I, whose protein sequence is MSDAAKKKTGKGELRETIVIIVQALLIALVFRTFAFEPFSIPTASMQSNLMIGDYILASKYSYGYSRYSLPYSEVPWNGRIMGNAPERGDIAVIRPVPQSENYVKRVIGLPGDQIQMIDGRLTINGETVEREQVGTTVDRDSSGVDIPVTEYRETLPNGVSYVTQEISDNAQFDNTGVYTVPPGHYFMMGDNRDRSLDSRSLSAVGYVPFENFVGKAEWRFFSITDNIPPWQIWRWPGNVRFDRMFTSVYE
- the acpS gene encoding holo-ACP synthase, translated to MIIGLGNDICEIAHLERTLERFGERFTQRCFTEIERNKSDRRRLRAASYAKRFAAKEACAKALGTGLSRGVYWRDMGVVNLPSGKPTMKLTGGAAAMLARLVPEGHQPHIHVSITDDNGMAQAFVIIEALPVDPARPLP